The genomic region ACTTCGAACCTTTTTCTCTGTTGTACTTCCGATCATGAAGCCGACATACATTTCCGTAGGAATCCTGGAGACGATGTGGATCTGGAACGACTTCCTGCTTCCATACCTGGTACTGGATCTGAATAAGTATAAGACAATCTCAATTGCGATCCAGTATATGAAGGGAAGTTATGGACGTGTAGATATGGGTGCTGTTATGGCAGCGCTGATCCTTGCGGTAATTCCGGTAGTTATCTTCTATCTGGCTTGTCAGAAGCATATTATCAAAGGTGTTGCAGCCGGAGCTGTAAAAGGTTAATAAGATAAGAACAAAAAAGAGATTTGGCATTTGGATATGTCAGATCTCTTTTTGAATATGTAAAAGTATATAAAAAAAGTTGACAGCGGTGGAGAAGGAAGATATCACTTGACATTTTTCACTTATTTTTTAAAATATAGTGAGAGATGAAGAGGAGTAGTTTTTATTATGAATTCAAATTTTGAATATTACAAAATATTTTATTATGTAGCAAAATATGAAAATCTTACCAAGGCGGCAACGGTACTGAAGACCAGCCAGCCGGCAGTCACGCGTACCATACACAAACTGGAAAATGAACTTGGCTGCCGCTTATTTACGAGGAGTAAGACCGGAATGCAGCTAACTCCGGAAGGCCGGACATTTTATGGATATGTAGCGGCAGGATGTGCCCAGTTTTTCAAAGGAGAGAATGATCTGAGTAATCTGATCTCGCTGGAGAACGGAACGATCTATATCAGCGCTACGGAGACGGCACTTCACTGTTATCTTTTTCAGGCAATGGAAGAATTCAACAGCCTGTATCCGAATGTGAGGTTTAAGATTCTGAATAACAGTACGACAGAGTCGGTGAATGCAGTAAAAGAAGGAAAAGTAGACCTTGCATTTGTATCGGCGAACCTTCAGGTAGCAAAACCTCTTCGGATGAAGATTCTGAGAAAATATCATGATATCCTGATCAGTGGAAACAGATTTGGAGAATTAAAGGATGATGGGAAAGAGGTCTCGCTTAAGGAACTGGTGTCCTATCCGTGGATCAGTCTGACTGCAGAGACGATTACCAGACGTTTTCTAAATGAATATTTTGAAAAGAACAGTCTGACATTTACACCGGATATGGAGCTTGCAACGACGGATATGATACTTCCGGCGGTAAGGCACAATCTGGGACTTGGTTTCATCCCGGCGGAATTTGCAGATTCGGAACTTAAGTCCGGACAGGTATTTGAGATCAAAGTGAAAGAAAAGCTGCCGGAACGTAATATCATACTGATCTACGACATGGAATATCCGCAAAGTATCGCGGCAAAAGAATTTCAGAAATTCCTGAAAGAAAAAGAAATGTAAAAACCCGGAAGCTTACATAAATTCGGATGATCAATAATGATCAGATAAAAGATAAAGGTATCGAATTGGAGTAAAATATTGTAAGCTTCCGGGCTTTTATTATATTAAAACAAACTAATCAATAGAGGACTTTTTTATTTATGCCACTCCCAGTTACGGATCTCTTCAAGATCCTGTCCGTATTCGGCAATGTACTGTTTGTGCTCAACCAGCTTGTCGTTCATCTTCTGGATCAGGAATGATCCCTTGTTGCCAAGCTGTGGCAAGTGCATGATAGCATCTTTTACCAGGTTGAAACGGTCGATCTGGTTCTGTACACGCATATCGAATGGTGTAGTGATCGTTCCTTCTTCCTGATATCCATGAACGGAAATATTGTGGTTGTTACGTTCGTATGTAAGTTCATGGATCAGTGTCGGATATCCGTGGAATGCGAAGATGATCGGTTTATCTTTTGTAAAGATTGCATCATATTCTGCATCACTTAATCCGTGTGGATGTTTGTGATCTGATTCCATCTTGAACAGGTCAACAACGTTAACAACACGAATCTTGAGTTCTGGCATTTCATCACGAAGAATTGTAACAGCAGCCATTGTTTCAAGAGTTGGTGTGTCACCGCAGCAAGCCATAACAACATCTGGTTCTTCACCACAGTCGTTACTTGCCCAATCCCAGATACCGATACCCTGCGTACAGTGCTTAACAGCCTGTTCCATAGATAACCACTGGCAGCTTGGGTGTTTTGAAGCTACGATAGCGTTGACATAGTTCTTGCTCTTGATACAGTGATCGAAGCAAGAGAGTAAGCAGTTAGCATCCGGTGGGAGATACATGCGGACAACATCTGCTTTTTTATTAGCGATGTGATCCAGGAATCCTGGGTCCTGATGTGTAAATCCGTTGTGATCCTGCTGCCATACATTTGATGTCAGGATGAAGTTAAGAGAAGCAATTGGCTGTCTCCATGAAAGCTGGTTACATACTTTTAACCATTTTGCATGCTGAGCTGCCATAGAGTCAACGATACGGATGAATGCTTCGTAACTTGCGAAGAATCCGTGACGTCCTGTTAACAGATAACCTTCCAGCCATCCTTCACACATATGCTCACTTAACATACCATCCATGATACGTCCGTTTCTTGCAAGACAATCGTCTGTGTCAAGAAGTCCGGCATTCCAGTCACGGTTCTGTGTTTCAAATACTTTGTATAAACGGTTAGACATACTTTCGTCAGGTCCGAAGATACGGAAGTTCTTGTTCTCTTCGTTTAATTCGAAGATGTCACGGATATATCCACCAAGTTCGATCATATCCTGAGCCTTTGTCTTACCTGGTTCAACTTCGATTCCATAAGAACGGAAATCAGGAAGTCTTAAGTCTTTTAATAATAATCCACCATTTGCATGTGGGTTAGCTCCGAGACGGGCATCTCCCTTAGGTGCAAGTTCCGCAAGTTCTGGGATCAGGTGTCCGTTTTCATCGAAGAGTTCTTCCGGATGATAGCTTTCCAGCCACTCTTTTAAGAGTTCCAGATGTTCTGGACTTTCCATTGTAAGTGGTACCTGATGTGCACGGAAAGATCCTTCGATCTGCTGTCCATCTACAACCTTTGGTCCAGTCCATCCCTTTGGTGTACGCAGAACGATCATTGGCCATGCCGGACGTTCTGGATCATTGTTCTCACGTGCATTTTTCTGGATTGCTTTGATCTCTTCGATAACAGTATCCATTGTTTCTGCCATCTTCTTGTGCATTGTCATCGGATCATCGCCTTCTACGAAGTAAGGTTTCCATCCACATCCTTTGAAGAAGTTCTCAACTTCCTCGTGGGAAATACGAGAGAAGATAGTAGGGTTACTGATCTTATATCCATTTAAATGAAGAATTGGAAGTACAGCACCGTCTGTAACTGGGTTCAGGAACTTGTTAGACTGCCATGAAGTAGCTAACGGTCCGGTCTCAGCTTCACCGTCACCAACAACAACAGTTGCGATCAGATCCGGGTTGTCGAATACAGCACCGAATGCATGAGCGATAGAGTATCCAAGCTCTCCACCTTCGTTGATAGATCCTGGTGTCTCTGGTGCACAGTGACTCGGAACTCCACATGGGAATGAGAACTGCTTGAACATCTTCTTCATACCTTCTTCATCTTGGCTGATGTTCGGATATACTTCGCTGTAAGAACCTTCCAGATATGTATTGGCAATTAAGAAGTTTCCGCCATGTCCAGGACCTGATAATAAGATCATATCCAGATCATAACGTTTGATTTCACGGTTGCAGTGTACATAGATAAAGTTCTGTCCTGGGACAGTTCCCCAGTGACCAACGATTTTTTTCTTGATCTGATCCATTGTAAGTGGCTCTTTTAAGAGCGGATTGTCAAGAAGATATAACTGACCGGCTGACAGATAGTTGGCAGCACGCCAGTAAGCATTCATCTTTTCAAGCATTTCCTGAGATAACGGCTGCTTCTCAAGACATGTTTTTGTGTCTTCCATATTCTTACCTCTTTCATAAAAACTTTGTGTTAATTATTTAACCAAATGTAGGATATCATAATAAGAACAATACGTAAAATAGCAATTATGCATTAAGATTATAAGTTTTTGATATGGATGTACGGATAAAAATACAAAGGAAGAGAAGTATCTACATATAATAAAAGGATTTAGTTCGAAAAGGATTTAGAGCGAACGAAAAATAAAATACAATCTAATTCGACATATTTGTCAAAAACAATACAAGTAAATGGAAAAATGAAAGTTGTATTGCTTTCTAAAGAAAATATGAAGAAAAAGCCAAAAAGTGCACAAAAAATTCATTTTTTGTTCACAATTATAGCGGCTAAGACTGTCAAAACGCACAAAAAGATAGAAAAACACACATAAAAGCAATGGAAAACAACTTGCAACGATACAACTTTGTGAGAAAAAATGGTTGTATTTTATTGCGAAACCGGACAGGTTAAGTATATAATTGAATCATCAAATAAATAGAAAACGGAGGAGACATTATGAAGAGAGTTCTCAAAAAAGTAACAGCAGCTCTTCTGGCAGCAACAATGGTAGTTGGACTTGCTGCATGTGGAAGCGGCAATGGTGGCTCAGGTAACAAGAGCAGCAAATCAGGAAAGGTTAAAATCGGAGTTTCTATCTGGTCTT from Dorea longicatena harbors:
- a CDS encoding LysR family transcriptional regulator, with protein sequence MNSNFEYYKIFYYVAKYENLTKAATVLKTSQPAVTRTIHKLENELGCRLFTRSKTGMQLTPEGRTFYGYVAAGCAQFFKGENDLSNLISLENGTIYISATETALHCYLFQAMEEFNSLYPNVRFKILNNSTTESVNAVKEGKVDLAFVSANLQVAKPLRMKILRKYHDILISGNRFGELKDDGKEVSLKELVSYPWISLTAETITRRFLNEYFEKNSLTFTPDMELATTDMILPAVRHNLGLGFIPAEFADSELKSGQVFEIKVKEKLPERNIILIYDMEYPQSIAAKEFQKFLKEKEM
- a CDS encoding phosphoketolase, with translation MEDTKTCLEKQPLSQEMLEKMNAYWRAANYLSAGQLYLLDNPLLKEPLTMDQIKKKIVGHWGTVPGQNFIYVHCNREIKRYDLDMILLSGPGHGGNFLIANTYLEGSYSEVYPNISQDEEGMKKMFKQFSFPCGVPSHCAPETPGSINEGGELGYSIAHAFGAVFDNPDLIATVVVGDGEAETGPLATSWQSNKFLNPVTDGAVLPILHLNGYKISNPTIFSRISHEEVENFFKGCGWKPYFVEGDDPMTMHKKMAETMDTVIEEIKAIQKNARENNDPERPAWPMIVLRTPKGWTGPKVVDGQQIEGSFRAHQVPLTMESPEHLELLKEWLESYHPEELFDENGHLIPELAELAPKGDARLGANPHANGGLLLKDLRLPDFRSYGIEVEPGKTKAQDMIELGGYIRDIFELNEENKNFRIFGPDESMSNRLYKVFETQNRDWNAGLLDTDDCLARNGRIMDGMLSEHMCEGWLEGYLLTGRHGFFASYEAFIRIVDSMAAQHAKWLKVCNQLSWRQPIASLNFILTSNVWQQDHNGFTHQDPGFLDHIANKKADVVRMYLPPDANCLLSCFDHCIKSKNYVNAIVASKHPSCQWLSMEQAVKHCTQGIGIWDWASNDCGEEPDVVMACCGDTPTLETMAAVTILRDEMPELKIRVVNVVDLFKMESDHKHPHGLSDAEYDAIFTKDKPIIFAFHGYPTLIHELTYERNNHNISVHGYQEEGTITTPFDMRVQNQIDRFNLVKDAIMHLPQLGNKGSFLIQKMNDKLVEHKQYIAEYGQDLEEIRNWEWHK